The Candidatus Eisenbacteria bacterium genome contains the following window.
GATTCGAGACGCGTTCCGGTCTCCGTCAGGGTGGCCTGCTCCTGCGGGCTGTGTCCCGCGAGCGCGACCGGTCCGGACCCGGGCGTCTCGGCGGTCCCCGAGGTGACCTGCCCCTCCCGCTTCTGGCCGCAGCCGACCGCCATGAAGGCGACCACGGTGAATCCCACGAGCATGATCCGAGCACTCATCGAAGTTCTCCCTCCGGTTTGAGCACGGGTGTGCGCGGGAGCCGGAGCCCGCGTCACCCCGCCTGGGAGGGCCGTTCGGCCGCCAGGATCGCGCGTCGGCAGTGTGCCGCGCACGACCCGAGTGACCTATCAAGGTGCGTACCACGATGTTAGTCACTTTATCTACAATGGTTTAACGCATAGCAGCCCCCTCTCGTGGGACTGTTTCGTGTCAAACTTGACACGCCACCTCGCGTCCTTCAAGCTGTGGAAATCGTGAACTGTCGGTGTATTACGGGACAGCAGCGGGGTGTGGCATCCTGGACACGACGTGAGCCCCCCATCGTGACGCTCGGGGGACGCCGGCCTTCAACCGATAACTCATCCATGTCGCTCCATCGAATCGCCGTGGTGGCCGCGATCCTCTCGGGGATCGCCGGGGCATCCACGCTCCGCGCGTCCCCCGAGCCATGGAACGCCACCGTGCTCTGGGCGCGCGCGGACCGCGCGTACGTGGTCCTGGCCGACTCCGCCGCCGTCGAGCCCGGCACGGCCCTGACGTTCGAGGAGGACGGAACGACGATCGCGCGCGGTGAGGTCGTGGTCGCGCACGAGGACCAGCTGATCTCGGTGCGCGTGATCTCCGGATCTCTGGCCAAGGCCCGCTCCCTCTCCAGGGTGAAGATCTTCGCGGAGCCCCCGAGCCTTCGCGCGATGCCGCTCCTCCGTATCGGATATCCGTCACCGGGTCGCCCGAACCTGCTGTTCGACTGCGCGCGCATCGTGCCTCGAGCGGGTGCTTCGGGTGACCTCTATCGCGTCGACGCGTTGAGCGACCGTTCCTACCGTTTCGTCCGAGCCGCCGGCGTACCCGCCGGCTCATGGCCCGACACGATTCTCGTCCGGCTGTATGACGTCTCCGCCGACGAGGAGATCGCCCTGGAGCGCGGCGATCTCGATGTCGCCGTGTTCTGGCCGGGGGAGCCGTCCCCGCACATCCGCGCGCACACGTCCTGGAAGGACGACCCCGCCGGATCGCTCGAGGGCGGCAGCCTCACGGTCGAGGCTCCACCAGGGACCGACGCGGAAGGGATCGTCTGGAGGAGATCGGCCGCGCAGGCCCTCCGGGCCATGAATGACGATCTCTTCCGCGGCGATCTCGCCGAGTGCGGTTCCGATCTCTCCTCCGCGACGTCCGATTCGGTACCGGTCGCCACGGCGCCCCACATCAAGTTCGACGTGAATCGGGCGATCCCGGGCTGGCAGCCGCTGGAGCGCCGGTTGAACCAAGGGCTTCCGGCAAAGCCCGGCGCCACGCTCGTGGTGCGCATGAATCGAGTGCAGCGTCCGTATCCGGCCGCGTTCTCCGGCGAGGGCTCGGGGTCGGCCGGCTCTCCCGCCGACTCCGCACCCGGCGCGTGCGCGTTCGAGATCCGATGCCCCGTTCTCTCGGCGCCGCGGCTGCGGCCCTATCTGCACGCGCTCGGGCCGGACGCGCTGGTTCGCCTCTTCACCTGTTCTTCGAAGCAGGGCGGACGATGAGGTCCCTCCGCTCCCGCATCATCGTCGGCTCCGCGCTGGTCGCGCTGATCCCGCTCGCGCTCGCGACCCTCGTGCTCTCGGGCAAGCTCGAGAGCATGGTGCGCGCGCAGTCCGAGGAGCGGCTCTCCGCGTCCCTCGACGCCCTGCAGGGACGTCTTCGAGCCGACGGAGACCGGATCGCGCGGCAGGTCCGGATCCTGGGCAACGACCCGACATTGAAACGGCTCTATCTCGTCCGCCAGGGCGGCGGGCGGGACCTCGCCGAGCACGCGGCGGAACGGCGCGTCTTGCTCGGGCTCGACTTCCTGGCCGTGCACGGGCCGGACGGCGTCCAGGTCGCGGGCGACTTCTCCACGGACGTCGGATCTCGCGGCATCTCGATCTCGCGGGGGGCGCCGATCGTGTACGAGGGACGGCCCGTGGGCTCCGTGGTGGGCGGGCTCGCGGTGGACTCGACCCTCCTCGCCGCCTGGAAGCGCGCGGGCGGGGTCGACCTCACGCTCCGCGACGGCGACGGCGCGGTCCTCGCCTCGACCGTGGAAGCCGCGGCGGAATCCATGGCGGACTCCGCTCTCGTGACGTCCGGCGTCGCCCGCGTGCGCGTCGGGAGGAGCTCGTTCCTCGCGAAGAGCGCGCCGCTCGGCGCGGAAGGGCCGCGCGCGGCGAGGATCACCGCGATGGTGTCGACCTCCGCCATGGACGGCGCCATCGCGGCGCTCCGCGTGACCGCGGTCGTGACGGGAGCCGCGGGGCTCGTGCTCGCGGTCCTGCTCGGCACGCTCGGCTCTTCCCAGATCTCGGGACCCGTCGAGCGGCTCTCCGCGTTCTCGCGGCGGATGGCGCAGGGCGAGTGGGACGAGCCCCTCCGGATGGAGAGCGTCCGGGAGCTCGAGTCCCTCGTGGACGCGCTCGAGCGGATGCGGCAGGACCTCACGACGTACCGCGAGCGACTCGTGACGAGCGAGCGTCAGGCGGCGTGGAGCCAGATGGCGCGCGCCGTGGCGCACGAGGTCAAGAACCCGCTCACGCCGATCGCCGTCTCCGTCGCGGACCTGAAGCGGAGCTACGACGCCAAGCGCGAGGACTTCCCGGAGATCCTGGATCAATCGGTGCGCACGATCTCCGAGGAGATCCACGCGCTCGAGCGCCTCCTGCGCGAGTTCTCCGACTTCGCCCGGCTTCCCGAGCCCCGGCTGGCGCCCGTGAAGGTGGCCGACCTCTGGGGCGATCTCCGGACGCTGTACGGACGCGAGACGGAGGCGGGCCGCTTGCGGTTCGACCCCGCCGGGTCCGATCTCGTCTTCTCCGCCGACCCGGATCAGGTTCGCCAGGCGCTGGTGAACCTGCTCCGGAACGGCTTCGAGGCGGGCGGCGGCGCCACCGTGTCCGTCTCCGCCGCGCGCGCGAACGGCCTCGTCACGCTCTCGGTCTCGGACACGGGGCCCGGGCTCGCCGCGGAGCAGCGAGCGCGGCTCTTCACGCCGGGATTCACCACGAAACCCGCGGGGAGCGGCCTCGGGCTCACGGTCGTGCAGCGGATCGTGCACGACCATCGCGGCACGATCGACGTGGAGTCGGTGCCGGGTCTCGGCACCACGTTCCATCTCTCGTTTCCCACCGAGCCGGAGGCGCCCCCGTGCCCTCCCTCCTGATCGTCGACGACGAGCCCAACATCCGGAAGAGCCTCGAGGGCGCGCTCGGCCGCGAGGGCTACGATGTGGACGGCGCCGCTTCCCTGGGCGAGGCGCGGGCGGCGCTTCGCGAGACGTACGACTTCGTCCTTCTCGACGTGTGGCTCCCGGATGGGAGCGGACTCGATCTCCTCGAGGAGATCCGCGCGCAGGCTCCCGAAACCGAGGTCCTCATGATGTCGGGACATGCCACGATCGACGCGGCGGTTCGCGCGACGCGGCTCGGCGCGTACGACTTCCTCGAGAAACCGGTGTCGCTGGAGCGCCTCCTCGTGCTGCTCCGGAACGCGGG
Protein-coding sequences here:
- a CDS encoding ATP-binding protein, giving the protein MRSLRSRIIVGSALVALIPLALATLVLSGKLESMVRAQSEERLSASLDALQGRLRADGDRIARQVRILGNDPTLKRLYLVRQGGGRDLAEHAAERRVLLGLDFLAVHGPDGVQVAGDFSTDVGSRGISISRGAPIVYEGRPVGSVVGGLAVDSTLLAAWKRAGGVDLTLRDGDGAVLASTVEAAAESMADSALVTSGVARVRVGRSSFLAKSAPLGAEGPRAARITAMVSTSAMDGAIAALRVTAVVTGAAGLVLAVLLGTLGSSQISGPVERLSAFSRRMAQGEWDEPLRMESVRELESLVDALERMRQDLTTYRERLVTSERQAAWSQMARAVAHEVKNPLTPIAVSVADLKRSYDAKREDFPEILDQSVRTISEEIHALERLLREFSDFARLPEPRLAPVKVADLWGDLRTLYGRETEAGRLRFDPAGSDLVFSADPDQVRQALVNLLRNGFEAGGGATVSVSAARANGLVTLSVSDTGPGLAAEQRARLFTPGFTTKPAGSGLGLTVVQRIVHDHRGTIDVESVPGLGTTFHLSFPTEPEAPPCPPS